A window of Ovis canadensis isolate MfBH-ARS-UI-01 breed Bighorn chromosome X, ARS-UI_OviCan_v2, whole genome shotgun sequence contains these coding sequences:
- the LOC138929860 gene encoding small ribosomal subunit protein eS4, X isoform-like produces MARGPKKHLKRVAAPKHWMLDKLTGVFAPRPSTGPHKLRECLPLIIFLRNRRKYALTGDEVKKICMQRFIKIDGKVRTDITYPAGFMDVISIDKTGENFRLIYDTKGHFAVHRITPEEAKYKLCKVRKIFVGTKGIPHLVTHDARTIRYPDPLIKVNDTIQIDLETGKITDFIKFDTGNLCMVTGGANLGGIGVITNWERHPGSFDVVHVKDANGNSFATWLSNIFVIGKGNKPWISLPRGKGIRLTIAEERDKRLAAKQSSG; encoded by the coding sequence ATGGCTCGGGGTCCCAAGAAGCACCTGAAACGCGTAGCAGCTCCAAAACATTGGATGCTGGATAAACTGACTGGTGTGTTTGCCCCTCGTCCATCTACCGGTCCCCACAAGCTAAGGGAATGTCTCCCCCTAATCATTTTCCTAAGGAATAGACGTAAGTATGCCTTAACTGGAGACGAAGTAAAGAAGATTTGCATGCAGCGTTTCATTAAGATCGATGGCAAAGTCCGAACAGATATAACCTACCCTGCCGGTTTTATGGATGTCATCAGTATTGATAAGACTGGAGAGAATTTTCGTTTGATCTATGACACCAAGGGTCACTTTGCTGTTCATCGTATTACACCTGAGGAGGCCAAGTATAAATTGTGCAAAGTAAGAAAGATATTTGTGGGGACAAAAGGAATCCCTCATCTGGTAACCCATGATGCTCGTACCATCCGTTACCCTGATCCCCTCATCAAGGTGAATGATACCATTCAGATTGACTTGGAGACTGGCAAGATTACTGATTTCATCAAATTTGACACTGGTAACCTGTGCATGGTGACTGGAGGTGCTAACCTGGGAGGAATTGGTGTGATTACAAACTGGGAGAGACATCCAGGTTCTTTTGATGTAGTTCATGTGAAAGATGCAAACGGCAACAGCTTTGCCACTTGGCTCTCGAACATTTTCGTTATTGGCAAAGGCAACAAACCATGGATCTCTCTTCCCCGTGGAAAGGGTATTCGCCTTACCATTGCTGAGGAGAGAGATAAGAGATTGGCAGCCAAACAGAGCAGTGGATAA